The following DNA comes from Ornithobacterium rhinotracheale DSM 15997.
AAAGCTGCCTTCCACCAAATCGCAGCTAAAGACAGAGGCGTTATTACTGTAAATTACGAAATTTTATAATCTTGTAATCATTAAAAAAATCAGCGGCGATTCTCAAAGAGAATCGCCGCTGTTGCATTTACTACTATTTTATTTTTGCTATTTAGTTTCCAAGTACGCTAAACTCTGCTCCACTGGCAAAATCTTGTCCGTTCTGCTCATTGAGTGCTGTAAATCTCAAATAGCGTGCTTTGACTGGTTTTTCAAACAAAACTTTCTTCTCTTTGCTTGACTTGTCAAAGCTTCCTTTAGAAACTTCTTTCCAGTTTTGCGCATCATCGCTCACAGAGACACTAAAATCTTTGATATTACCATTTGTGCCGTTTTGGCGTGGCAAATAAGTAAATCCTTTGATTTCTTGTGGTGCTCCCAAATCAAAATCAATCCAGTGTGGGTACTGTGCCACAGTCACGGAATACATAGTATGCCAAATGGTATTGGTGTCGCCATCTAACATATTTTCGGCTTCGCCCCCACCCGATTCTTGGCTACTTACATTCAACACTTTTACATTAAGCTTTTCAATTTTAGGGAATTTCGCACTCACTTTTGAATTTTTATTGCCTTGGTACCAAGCCGCTACCGCACCACCGTCTCTAAACTCAAATGGCTCTTGATAGTTTTGTGCCTTTTTACCATCTATGCTATAAAGAATCTTTTGCTCCTTAGCCGCAGAAACAATACTTAATTTTCCTTGCGCATCACGAGTAATGGAAATCGGCATTTCGCCCGCTGGTGCTACATCTGCTATTTGAGATAAATCTTTGCCCGCAGGACGAATGATGAATCCCATGCTATAAGGTTTAGCATACACTCGGTCTTTTGCCAAAGGAGCTCCTTGCCCGCAACTGTTTCCTCCAAGTCCCGTTACCATGGCATCGATTCTTAGATAAATTCTTTTGCTCTCTGGCAATTCATGCGGATGCGGCGCCATAATTAAATCCATTGCCGAATACTCAAGTGCAGAGCAAGACATAGGCTTATTTGGAATAAATACCGCTCCTTGTCCTTGATTATCTGTCAATGCCAGCCATCTCACATCTTCATGATTGCCCATATCTTGTGGCTTAGGGAAATTCACAAATTCATCTTTTACTTTGTTTTTGTAAATTTCAACAAAGGCTCCAGCCATACGGTCGTTGTAGTTGTCTTGCGGACCTCTACCATAATAAGTGAAATCATCGAATTTTTTAGGCAACTCCATTACATAGCCCAATCGTGGCAAAATCACATTTGGATTGTTTGAGCTAATGTTTGATTGTAGCTCAATAGAACCATCTTTATAAACCGTATAAATCTGATTGGTTACAAATTTAAAATCTGAATCATCGAATTTTCTATCCGTTAATTCCTCTACTTTATTATGTCCAGAACTTGTTCCGCCTAAAATTTTTGCAGCATTAGGTGCTTGCGATTCTATGGTGAAATATAATGTATAAGTGCCATCGGCATTTTTCACTACATTGACAGCTGTGGCTTTGTGCTTTAAATTATGCAATCCTAGCTCAAACCATTTTTGGTAGCCCCAGTTATCATTGTTTACAAAAGCACGTAGCGCATCTAGTTTTGGACCTTCGCCTGGCTCAATGATGGTTTGGTTATTATATTTTAAGCTATATAAAGCTCCTGTTTTTAAATTAAATTCTGCGGTAAAGTCATCGCCTTTTATAATTTGCAAGTCGCCTTTTCTGCTTGCCTCTAGAGCTTTTCCTTGAGCCACTTGCGCTATACTTGGTTTTTCCGCAGGTTTCTGCAATAAAATTTGCTCATCTGCTTGCACATAGCCTTTTTTAGCCCAAGGCTTATCTTTATTTAATTTAAATTCTATTTTTAAGAAATATTCCGCATTTTTATTCAGTGAACTTAAATCTACTGGAATGCCCACAGTTTTTCGTGCTCTGGCTGGTACATTTCCAAGGTTAAGCGTTCCGTTTTTCACCTCTACTCCGTTTTGGTATAATGACCAAACTACATCGTAGTCCGACAAATCTCTGAAATAATTTTTATTAAAGATTTCTAATTGATTGCCTTTTTGGGTTACCGCAATGTTTTGATATACTTTTTTCACTTCAAAATATTGTGGTTTCGGTGTTAAATCTGCGAAAACGATTCCGTTCATTACAAACTGACCGTCGTTTGGCTTGTCGCCAAAATCACCGCCATAAGCCATATAGGCTTTACCTGTTTTAGGGTCGTAGTTACGCATTGCTTGGTCTACCCAATCCCAAATTGCACCTCCACAAATGAAGTTTGAGGATTCTATTGCATTCCAATAATCTACCAAGTTTCCACATGCGTTCCCCATTGAGTGTGCATATTCCGAAATGTGGAACGGATATTTGATATTGTATTTTCCGCTCGCAGCACCATACGTCCAAGCAATAGATGGATACTGATTGGAACCTATGTCCACGACATCGTTGTTTCGCTCATACTGAACAGGGCGAGATTGATCAAATGCTTTTAGTGCTTTGTAGGCATATTCAAAGTTTTTACCAGGTCCTGCCTCGTTTCCTAACGACCAAATTACAATCGAAGGATTGTTTACATTGGCATGCGCCATTTCCATCACGCGCCCCACATGCGCCTTTTTCCACTCAATTGGGTGAGACAGCGATGGTTTTCCGTAATAATACTCATGAGATTCTATATTGGCTTCATCTTCGAGATAAATTCCGTATTTGTTGCACAGATAATACCAATAAGGATCGTCTGGATAGTGAGAATTACGCACATGATTGATGTTTGCACGCTTCATCATTTTCACTTCGTTTTCCATTTGCTCGTGCGTGATGGCGTGCCCCAACTCCGGATTGGTCTCGTGGCGGTTTACGCCTTTGAATTTTACAGTTTTGCCATTTACATAAAAATAGCGACCTGCCAAACCAAATTCATCGTCTGCAGCCGCAGTTTCTTTGATTTCCACTTTTCTAAATCCTACATAAGTAGAAACCATGTCTACCACTTTTCCTTTTCGGTCTTTTAGCTCAGCCAAAAGTGTGTAGCGATACGGAAACTCTGCCGACCATTTATTGGGATTATCTAATTTTAAAGTCGCCGTGCTTATTTCAGTTTGATTTGATTTTAATTTTTGAAGCTTAGATTCCACTAAAATATTAGGCAATGGCTCATTCTCGTCTGAATACAATTTATTTTCAAAAATCTTATATTCTATGGAATAGCCTTTGGCTGTTTTTCTATCTAAATTTCGGATTTCTGTTGTAATACTTAAAGTTCCATTTTGATAATTAGCATCTAAATCTGGTATTATATTCAAATCACGAATTTGCACTTTGGGGGTAGAACGCAAAGCCACAGTTCTGAAAATTCCTGGCAAACGGAACATGTCTTGCGCCTCCAAGAAAGAACCATCTGAATTACGATACACTTCTACCGCCACGACATTGTTCCCTTTTTTCACATAAGGCGTGATGTCAAACGACGCGGTGTTTCTTGAGTTTTTAGAAAAACCTATGTATTTTCCGTTAATCCAAAGGTAGAAGAAAGAATCTACCCCATCGAAATCTATATAAATCTCTCGCCCGTCCCAATCTTTTGGAATCGTGAAATCACGGCGATACGAGCCCACTTCGTTTCTATACACATAAGTCGTCCAATCCTTTGGCGGCGTGCGCATCACTCCACCACGCCAATCGTCTACTTCCACTTTGTGTTGGAAAATCACTGGCTGATTCACATAAATCGGTACGCCATACTTGAGCGAACCGTCTTTTTGCACGCCCACCATGTTCCAGTTAGACGGCACTTTGATATTGTCCCAATTCGCCACATTGTAATCTGGCTTATAGAAATCTACTGGACGCTCGCTTGGCGTTTTTACCCAATGGAATTTCCAATCTCCATTCAGGGATTCCCAGTATTTTGAATTTTGCGGTAAAACTTTTCGTGCATTTTCCTCATTTGCAAACGAGAAAAAATACGCTCGCGGTTGCTCCTTATTCAAAGCGAGTTCCTCAACCGACTCCCACTCCTTGCCCGTAGGCGCAGCCTTGTCGCCATACGCAAAGCCTGCCAAGTCTACTCGCTGCCCAAAGACAAAACTTTGCGCAAGTACCCCCAGCATTAGTCCCATTTTTTTGTTCCAGTCCATATAATTATTGTTTTAATTTAAAATTGAGGTATAAAGGTAAAAAATTAATGTTAAATCATAAATATGATTTTTAGGGCTTTTTGGGTAAATCAGCCTTTTACACTTCGTTTTTAGACAAAAATTCAAGCAAAATCTTAATAAATTATTGTTAAACAAGTTAGATTTCTTAAAGGATTATCGTTTCTTTACATCATTAAATGCATGCGAAATCAAGCATTTTAAAAAATCATTTAAAATCCGATTTTTCATCTATGAGAATCAAACTTTTACTCATTTTTATTTTAAGTTTTTGCTTTTATGCCACAAAGCTGGAAGCGCAAAACTTGTCGGGAAGAGCGGTAATCGATGGCTCCCATACCGAGGCTAGCGAAATTTTAATTGAAAATAAAACACAAAACATTCGAGTAAAAACAAATGATTCTGGAGATTTCAGCATTCCTGCCAAGGCAGAAGATTTGATTGTTTTTAGTGGCTCATTTGTAGAAACTAGGCAATTTTTTGTAACGCAAACGGCTTTAGACAATCCAAATTTCACCATTCATTTAAATATAGAAAACATTAAATTAGATGATTTAAATGTGAATAAAAAACTCTCGGGTGATATGCAAAAAGATTTGGCGACCGTGCGAAAAGATGAACGGAAAAAGGAATTGTACAAAAATCTGGGGTTTGATGTGTCTATCTTTGATTTGCACCCCGAAGAGAAAAAAGAACAAATTTCTACGGGGCTTAATTTAAATCTAGGGGCTCTCTACAAAAACTTGTCGGGCTATTACCGAAAAATGAAAAATCGGCAAGATTATGATTCTTACATCGAACGCATCAACTATGTGCGGGATTTTATGGGAGAATCGTTTTTTACCAAAATTTTAAAACTCCCCGCAGAAGAAATTGAACGATTTTTGATTTTTGTAAAAAACCGAAAGCCAAAGGAATTCAATGAGTTTTATCAATCCAAAAGCATGCTTGGCTTTTCTAATCTTTTGGAAAAT
Coding sequences within:
- a CDS encoding glycoside hydrolase family 2 TIM barrel-domain containing protein, coding for MDWNKKMGLMLGVLAQSFVFGQRVDLAGFAYGDKAAPTGKEWESVEELALNKEQPRAYFFSFANEENARKVLPQNSKYWESLNGDWKFHWVKTPSERPVDFYKPDYNVANWDNIKVPSNWNMVGVQKDGSLKYGVPIYVNQPVIFQHKVEVDDWRGGVMRTPPKDWTTYVYRNEVGSYRRDFTIPKDWDGREIYIDFDGVDSFFYLWINGKYIGFSKNSRNTASFDITPYVKKGNNVVAVEVYRNSDGSFLEAQDMFRLPGIFRTVALRSTPKVQIRDLNIIPDLDANYQNGTLSITTEIRNLDRKTAKGYSIEYKIFENKLYSDENEPLPNILVESKLQKLKSNQTEISTATLKLDNPNKWSAEFPYRYTLLAELKDRKGKVVDMVSTYVGFRKVEIKETAAADDEFGLAGRYFYVNGKTVKFKGVNRHETNPELGHAITHEQMENEVKMMKRANINHVRNSHYPDDPYWYYLCNKYGIYLEDEANIESHEYYYGKPSLSHPIEWKKAHVGRVMEMAHANVNNPSIVIWSLGNEAGPGKNFEYAYKALKAFDQSRPVQYERNNDVVDIGSNQYPSIAWTYGAASGKYNIKYPFHISEYAHSMGNACGNLVDYWNAIESSNFICGGAIWDWVDQAMRNYDPKTGKAYMAYGGDFGDKPNDGQFVMNGIVFADLTPKPQYFEVKKVYQNIAVTQKGNQLEIFNKNYFRDLSDYDVVWSLYQNGVEVKNGTLNLGNVPARARKTVGIPVDLSSLNKNAEYFLKIEFKLNKDKPWAKKGYVQADEQILLQKPAEKPSIAQVAQGKALEASRKGDLQIIKGDDFTAEFNLKTGALYSLKYNNQTIIEPGEGPKLDALRAFVNNDNWGYQKWFELGLHNLKHKATAVNVVKNADGTYTLYFTIESQAPNAAKILGGTSSGHNKVEELTDRKFDDSDFKFVTNQIYTVYKDGSIELQSNISSNNPNVILPRLGYVMELPKKFDDFTYYGRGPQDNYNDRMAGAFVEIYKNKVKDEFVNFPKPQDMGNHEDVRWLALTDNQGQGAVFIPNKPMSCSALEYSAMDLIMAPHPHELPESKRIYLRIDAMVTGLGGNSCGQGAPLAKDRVYAKPYSMGFIIRPAGKDLSQIADVAPAGEMPISITRDAQGKLSIVSAAKEQKILYSIDGKKAQNYQEPFEFRDGGAVAAWYQGNKNSKVSAKFPKIEKLNVKVLNVSSQESGGGEAENMLDGDTNTIWHTMYSVTVAQYPHWIDFDLGAPQEIKGFTYLPRQNGTNGNIKDFSVSVSDDAQNWKEVSKGSFDKSSKEKKVLFEKPVKARYLRFTALNEQNGQDFASGAEFSVLGN